Proteins from a genomic interval of Lolium perenne isolate Kyuss_39 chromosome 1, Kyuss_2.0, whole genome shotgun sequence:
- the LOC127306247 gene encoding probable plastid-lipid-associated protein 10, chloroplastic translates to MALAAAPLRRFPTGPRRPPPSPFSQRYARLRPRHSRRRSPLLLAATAAAPLTAADTEGRKHELLRAVQETQRGSAASSDQRAAIEEAIVCVEELGAGEGAPLDLAALDGTWRLCYTSASDVLMLFEAADKLPLLQVGQIYQKFECKDRSDGGVIRNVVRWSIENLLEEQEGATLMVSAKFDVLSKRNIFLQFEEVAVENIKISEQLQALIAPAILPRSFLSLQILQFLRTFRAQVPLSGPERRSPGGLYYLSYLDRDMLLGRSVGGGGVFVFTRAQPLL, encoded by the exons ATGGCGCTCGCCGCCGCTCCCCTACGCCGGTTCCCGACCGGTCCTCGTCGACCACCCCCATCCCCGTTCTCCCAGAGATATGCTCGCCTCCGCCCGCGGCACTCGCGCCGCAGGTCCCCTCTACTCCTCGCCGCCACGGCCGCTGCCCCGCTCACCGCA GCGGACACGGAGGGGCGGAAGCACGAGCTCCTGCGGGCGGTGCAGGAGACGCAGCGCGGCTCCGCGGCCAGCTCCGACCAGCGCGCGGCCATCGAGGAGGCCATC GTGTGCGTGGAGGAGCTCGGCGCCGGGGAGGGGGCGCCGTTGGACCTCGCGGCGCTCGACGGTACCTGGAGGCTCTGCTACACGTCGGCGTCGGACGTGCTCATGCTGTTCGAGGCGGCCGACAAGCTTCCTCTCCTGCAG GTAGGGCAAATTTACCAGAAATTCGAGTGCAAAGATCGATCAGATGGTGGAGTCATCCGGAATGTCGTGCGGTGGAGCATCGAGAACTTGCTGGAG GAGCAAGAAGGTGCAACGCTGAtggtctctgcaaaatttgatgttCTGTCTAAACGCAACATATTTCTTCAGTTTGAGGAG GTTGCTGTAGAAAATATCAAGATTAGTGAGCAGCTGCAAGCACTAATAGCTCCTGCTATACTTCCTCGGTCATTTTTGAGTCTTCAG ATACTGCAGTTCCTTCGAACTTTTCGAGCTCAAGTTCCTCTCAGTGGACCTGAAAG ACGATCACCTGGAGGATTGTACTACCTTTCTTACCTTGACCGTGATATGCTCCTGGGGCGTTCAGTTGGCGGTGGTGGAGTTTTTGTTTTCACAAGAGCCCAGCCTCTGCTATGA
- the LOC127306255 gene encoding uncharacterized protein: MEVLGKPVIAEPSNVIFLSTILNTEGQVPSHKCDKRCQNEHIFGNMYRCKLTGMTHICDKNCNQRILYDNHNSLCRVSGQLFPLSPLELQAVRGIRRKHEVDSHEGCSFKRRRGAQLHPSPFERSYSAVSPIPSQAGDGMDLS; this comes from the coding sequence ATGGAGGTACTTGGCAAACCTGTGATTGCTGAGCCCAGCAACGTGATTTTCTTGTCCACTATTCTTAACACTGAAGGGCAAGTTCCCAGTCACAAGTGTGACAAGAGGTGCCAGAATGAGCACATCTTTGGCAACATGTACCGTTGCAAACTGACTGGGATGACGCACATCTGTGACAAAAACTGCAACCAGAGGATCCTCTATGACAACCACAACTCGCTCTGCCGAGTGAGTGGGCAGCTGTTCCCGCTCTCGCCACTGGAGCTGCAGGCCGTCAGGGGGATCCGGAGGAAGCATGAAGTTGACAGCCATGAAGGGTGCTCCTTTAAGCGCAGGCGTGGTGCACAGCTTCATCCTTCCCCTTTCGAGAGGTCCTACTCTGCCGTCTCTCCGATACCAAGCCAAGCTGGAGATGGCATGGACCTGAGCTAG